The Erwinia sorbitola nucleotide sequence AAATGGTGCTATCACGCGTACTGCACCTGGCCCGCCGTGTTATTACGCCGCTGGTTTCCGGTATTGTGGTGATGATTATTGGCCTGTCGCTTATCCAGGTGGGTTTGACATCCATTGGCGGTGGCTTTGCCGCGATGAACGATCACACCTTCGGCGCGCCGAAAAACCTGCTGCTGGCCGGTGCGGTACTGGCGGTGATTATTCTGCTTAACCGCCAGCGTAATGCTTACCTGCGCGTCGCATCGCTGGTGATCGCTATGGCGGTTGGCTATCTGCTGGCCTGGGCAATGGGTATGCTGCCGGAAAATACCACTCCGTCTAACACCTCATTAATCACCATTCCGACACCGTTTTATTACGGGCTGGGCATCGACTGGAATCTGCTGATCCCTCTGATGCTGGTGTTTATGGTGACTTCTCTGGAAACCATTGGCGATATCACTGCGACCTCTGACGTTTCTGAGCAGCCAGTAAGTGGCCCGCTATATATGAAGCGCCTGAAAGGCGGCGTACTTGCCAATGGCCTCAATTCCTTTGTCTCAGCGCTGTTTAATACCTTTCCTAACTCCTGCTTCGGCCAAAATAACGGGGTAATCCAGTTAACAGGCGTTGCCAGCCGCTATGTTGGTTTTGTCGTATCGCTGATGCTGATCGTGCTTGGTCTGTTCCCGGCGGTCAGCGGATTTGTGCAGCATATTCCGGAACCTGTGCTCGGGGGTGCCACCATTGTGATGTTCGGTACTATCGCTGCATCCGGCGTACGTATTGTTTCACGCGAACCACTAAACCGCCGGGCGATTATGATTATCGCACTGTCGCTGGCCGTCGGTCTGGGCGTATCCCAGCAGCCGTTAATTTTACAGTTTGCACCTGACTGGCTGAAAACCCTGTTCTCTTCCGGTATTGCCGCCGGTGGTATTACGGCGATCGTTCTGAATCTGGTTTTCCCGCAGGAAAAATAAACCGGTTCCTGTTCCGGATGCGGGCGGCT carries:
- a CDS encoding nucleobase:cation symporter-2 family protein — its product is MSVETQDAAADRSPVATGKSELIYRLEDRPPLPQTLFAACQHLLAMFVAVITPALLICQALGLPAQDTQHIISMSLFASGVASILQIKTWGPVGSGLLSIQGTSFNFVTPLIMGGLALKNGGADVPTMMAALFGTLMLASCTEMVLSRVLHLARRVITPLVSGIVVMIIGLSLIQVGLTSIGGGFAAMNDHTFGAPKNLLLAGAVLAVIILLNRQRNAYLRVASLVIAMAVGYLLAWAMGMLPENTTPSNTSLITIPTPFYYGLGIDWNLLIPLMLVFMVTSLETIGDITATSDVSEQPVSGPLYMKRLKGGVLANGLNSFVSALFNTFPNSCFGQNNGVIQLTGVASRYVGFVVSLMLIVLGLFPAVSGFVQHIPEPVLGGATIVMFGTIAASGVRIVSREPLNRRAIMIIALSLAVGLGVSQQPLILQFAPDWLKTLFSSGIAAGGITAIVLNLVFPQEK